Proteins encoded by one window of Thermobaculum terrenum ATCC BAA-798:
- the trpD gene encoding anthranilate phosphoribosyltransferase, whose amino-acid sequence MERDVSVIYEAIHLLSQGKSLTRDQAEAVMDLIMEGQVTGAQFGAIMMGLHLKGETIDEIAGFASVMRRKALRVNVKGDVVDTCGTGGDKADTFNISTTAAFVIAAAGAKVAKHGNRAMSSRCGSADVLEALGARIDLGPTAVERVIEDTGMGFMFAPLFHPAMKYAAGPRREMRVRTIFNILGPLTNPAGARRQVLGVADSALASKMIEALRELGSVHALVVHGEDGLDEITLSGPSMVYELKDGKISRYEICPEQFGFRSSSTQSLRGGDRETNADITRKVLTGTSGPARDVVLINAAAGLVAADVAENLKEGLEIAARVIDEGAAMEKLDAFIGATHRFAEEN is encoded by the coding sequence ATGGAAAGGGATGTGTCAGTAATTTATGAGGCAATACACTTACTTAGCCAAGGTAAATCTCTGACTCGAGATCAGGCTGAGGCAGTTATGGACCTGATAATGGAGGGGCAAGTTACTGGTGCTCAGTTCGGTGCCATAATGATGGGTTTGCACTTGAAGGGGGAAACTATAGATGAGATAGCAGGTTTTGCCTCGGTGATGCGTCGTAAGGCTCTGAGGGTAAATGTCAAGGGTGATGTCGTAGATACCTGTGGAACTGGTGGAGATAAGGCTGACACTTTCAATATAAGTACTACTGCTGCTTTCGTTATAGCTGCAGCTGGTGCCAAGGTTGCCAAGCATGGTAATAGGGCTATGAGTAGCAGGTGTGGATCAGCCGATGTTTTAGAAGCCTTAGGAGCGAGGATTGACCTTGGCCCTACTGCTGTAGAGAGAGTTATAGAGGATACTGGTATGGGCTTTATGTTTGCTCCTCTGTTCCATCCAGCTATGAAGTATGCAGCAGGTCCAAGAAGGGAAATGAGAGTAAGGACTATATTCAACATACTGGGACCTCTTACTAACCCTGCTGGAGCAAGAAGACAAGTGCTAGGGGTAGCTGATAGTGCCTTAGCATCGAAGATGATAGAGGCATTGCGTGAGCTGGGTTCCGTACATGCGTTGGTTGTGCATGGAGAGGATGGCCTTGATGAGATAACGCTATCTGGTCCTAGCATGGTATACGAACTTAAGGATGGGAAGATAAGCAGGTACGAGATCTGTCCAGAGCAGTTTGGATTTAGATCTTCTTCAACTCAGAGTTTACGCGGAGGCGATAGAGAAACTAATGCTGATATTACTAGGAAAGTTCTCACTGGTACCTCAGGCCCAGCTAGAGATGTAGTTCTAATAAACGCTGCTGCGGGCTTAGTAGCGGCGGATGTAGCTGAAAATCTGAAAGAGGGCTTGGAGATTGCGGCTCGTGTCATCGATGAAGGAGCTGCTATGGAGAAGTTGGACGCTTTCATAGGTGCGACTCATAGGTTTGCTGAAGAAAATTAG
- a CDS encoding anthranilate synthase component II, with product MLLLIDNYDSFTYNLYQMLSQLGQEVLVYRNDEITISDIQNMAPDRIVISPGPGTPDDAGISCEVIKSLGGKLPILGVCLGMQCIGQVFGGRIVNAGELLHGKTSLIYHTGKGVFRDIPSPFEAVRYHSLVVDRSSISDELEIVAQTSNGLIMGLRHRSMPVEGVQFHPESVLTEYGSKILANFLNVDLKEPLQLIGA from the coding sequence ATGCTGCTGTTAATAGATAACTATGATAGCTTTACATATAACTTGTATCAGATGCTTTCGCAGCTTGGGCAGGAGGTCTTAGTTTATAGAAATGATGAGATCACTATAAGTGATATCCAAAACATGGCTCCTGATCGTATCGTTATCTCGCCAGGCCCGGGGACTCCAGATGATGCAGGTATATCATGCGAGGTTATAAAGAGTTTAGGTGGCAAGTTGCCAATACTTGGGGTTTGCCTGGGTATGCAATGTATCGGCCAGGTTTTCGGTGGAAGGATAGTGAATGCTGGTGAGCTTCTACATGGCAAGACCAGCCTTATATACCACACAGGTAAAGGGGTATTTAGAGACATACCTTCTCCCTTTGAGGCAGTGCGTTATCATTCTTTGGTAGTAGATAGATCGTCCATCAGTGATGAGTTAGAGATCGTTGCCCAAACTTCTAACGGCTTGATTATGGGATTAAGACATAGAAGTATGCCTGTCGAGGGAGTACAGTTCCACCCTGAGAGTGTGTTGACCGAATATGGATCCAAGATACTTGCAAACTTCCTTAACGTGGATCTCAAAGAGCCATTACAGCTAATAGGAGCTTAG
- the trpE gene encoding anthranilate synthase component I, with the protein MYAPDFETFKKIAKPGVIVPIYKEILADLETPLSAYAKLLSSDYGFLLESVEGGERMARYSFLGSDPQAIAIFSRDGSIVLQDEHLIPLDTNDPLDLVSQRLSRPIVGKPRNLPRFLGGAVGYIGYECASLWERLPLARERAIDVPDAILMFVDTILIFDRLRHRAIVLSNTLVDEDLSGSYGRAIERIDSFIDRLSLPQRLSQVDAEVPSEDLDIQSNMTPEEFCDAVEKAKRYIAQGDIIQVVLSQRWTRQTIATPMDVYRALRAINPSPYMFLLQMGDISLVGASPEMLVRVQDGEVSTHPIAGTRPRGKDEDEDKRLEEELRADPKERAEHIMLVDLGRNDIGRVSIPGTVRVTQLMDVERYSHVMHLVSHVVGRLRDDYPSWEALRACFPAGTVSGAPKIRAMEIIADLEREQRGPYAGALGYFGYGGNLDMAITIRTILMKDGLAHVQAGAGIVADSEPAREYQETRNKARALMRAIGMAESFSKENANAAVNR; encoded by the coding sequence GTGTACGCACCCGACTTTGAAACTTTCAAGAAGATAGCTAAGCCAGGAGTAATAGTTCCGATATATAAAGAGATCCTCGCGGATTTGGAAACGCCTCTATCTGCTTATGCTAAGTTGCTATCTTCTGACTACGGATTTTTGCTTGAAAGCGTTGAGGGTGGCGAAAGGATGGCCCGTTATAGCTTTCTAGGTTCTGATCCGCAGGCTATAGCTATCTTTTCGCGAGATGGTTCTATAGTTTTGCAGGATGAGCATCTAATTCCTCTGGATACAAATGATCCCCTGGATCTCGTTAGCCAGAGACTGTCCAGGCCGATAGTGGGCAAACCGAGAAATCTGCCGAGGTTTCTTGGTGGGGCAGTGGGGTATATAGGTTATGAATGTGCCTCTCTATGGGAAAGATTGCCGCTGGCTCGAGAAAGGGCTATAGATGTTCCCGATGCGATATTGATGTTTGTTGATACCATTCTTATATTTGATAGGCTTAGGCACAGAGCTATCGTTCTTAGTAACACCCTAGTAGATGAGGATTTATCTGGCTCCTATGGGAGGGCTATTGAGCGTATAGATAGCTTTATAGATAGACTTTCTTTACCTCAACGCCTATCTCAGGTTGATGCGGAAGTCCCTTCTGAGGACTTAGATATCCAATCGAATATGACTCCTGAAGAATTTTGTGATGCTGTAGAGAAAGCTAAGCGTTACATAGCTCAAGGAGACATCATCCAAGTAGTTCTATCTCAAAGATGGACAAGGCAAACCATTGCTACTCCTATGGATGTGTATAGAGCTCTTAGAGCTATTAATCCATCTCCTTATATGTTCTTGCTTCAGATGGGTGATATCTCATTGGTAGGTGCTAGCCCCGAGATGCTGGTACGTGTGCAGGATGGTGAAGTTAGTACGCATCCAATTGCGGGTACAAGACCCAGGGGTAAAGATGAAGACGAAGATAAGCGCTTAGAGGAGGAGTTGCGAGCCGATCCCAAGGAAAGAGCAGAGCATATCATGCTAGTTGATTTGGGAAGAAATGATATTGGCAGGGTATCTATCCCTGGCACAGTCCGAGTTACCCAGTTAATGGATGTAGAGAGGTATTCTCACGTGATGCATTTAGTATCTCACGTGGTTGGTAGGTTAAGGGATGATTATCCTTCATGGGAAGCCCTTAGAGCTTGCTTCCCTGCGGGAACTGTTTCTGGCGCACCCAAGATAAGAGCTATGGAGATCATAGCAGATCTGGAAAGAGAGCAGAGAGGGCCTTATGCGGGCGCATTGGGTTACTTCGGCTATGGTGGGAATCTGGATATGGCGATAACTATACGAACTATCCTGATGAAGGATGGGCTAGCGCATGTCCAGGCAGGAGCTGGAATTGTCGCTGACAGTGAGCCTGCTAGGGAGTACCAAGAGACCCGAAACAAGGCCAGGGCTTTGATGAGAGCAATTGGTATGGCTGAGAGTTTCTCAAAGGAGAATGCTAATGCTGCTGTTAATAGATAA
- a CDS encoding antibiotic biosynthesis monooxygenase family protein, with translation MYVWITARRIKPGLMKEFLKAWHDPGNALPVSPNEPGGPTVYVLLPTDDPNEMWGVGYFDSLETIKRFKESPQMARRQEALSPYIEEVLWDRVFEAHPWVEYEKPLYYAVYVRMRPAQRFRLIAVCPNAREAINQADRVMQEARASGYEHPEWTMRAFFDPSEAPDSLPPNVWHDHVR, from the coding sequence GTGTACGTCTGGATCACCGCACGTCGTATAAAACCAGGTCTTATGAAGGAATTTCTAAAGGCATGGCATGATCCAGGCAATGCTCTGCCGGTTTCTCCAAATGAACCGGGAGGCCCTACAGTTTATGTATTGCTGCCTACCGATGATCCTAATGAGATGTGGGGTGTAGGCTACTTTGATTCACTGGAGACTATAAAACGCTTCAAAGAAAGCCCTCAGATGGCAAGGCGTCAGGAGGCTTTGTCCCCGTATATAGAAGAAGTGCTTTGGGACAGGGTGTTTGAAGCTCATCCCTGGGTCGAGTATGAAAAGCCATTATATTATGCTGTATATGTGCGTATGCGACCTGCTCAGCGCTTCAGATTGATAGCTGTGTGCCCCAATGCGCGTGAGGCCATCAATCAGGCTGACAGAGTAATGCAGGAAGCCAGGGCCAGCGGGTACGAACATCCTGAATGGACAATGAGAGCGTTCTTCGATCCTAGTGAGGCCCCGGATTCTTTACCACCTAATGTTTGGCATGATCATGTTCGATAA
- a CDS encoding PspA/IM30 family protein, protein MASIIERIGTILRANINAMLDKAEDPEAMIDQIIRDMASAIAEARAQVAEMIAQEKIIEANLERNRSLANEWRQKAELAVQKGRDDLAREALRRYNDYLENASVYEQQLDAQRKIVDKLKNELQALESKYEDARRNREVLIARHKRAETQRKVATISAQLNTMDPAAELGRMEERIRLEEARAEAEAELSASSLDEQFAALEGDSQIEAQLQELKRQLTAGSAQESLPEGTSKESSEQ, encoded by the coding sequence ATGGCAAGCATTATAGAGCGTATAGGTACGATACTTAGGGCTAACATCAATGCCATGCTGGATAAGGCCGAAGACCCTGAAGCTATGATAGATCAGATCATTCGCGACATGGCTAGTGCCATCGCTGAAGCTAGAGCTCAGGTTGCGGAAATGATAGCTCAGGAGAAGATCATAGAGGCTAATTTGGAAAGAAACAGGTCGTTAGCTAATGAGTGGCGACAGAAGGCAGAGTTGGCAGTTCAAAAGGGACGTGATGATCTGGCTAGAGAGGCGCTCCGCAGATATAACGACTATTTGGAAAATGCCAGTGTCTATGAGCAGCAGCTAGATGCCCAGAGAAAGATAGTTGACAAGTTGAAGAATGAGCTTCAGGCTCTAGAAAGCAAGTATGAGGACGCTAGAAGAAACAGAGAAGTCCTGATTGCCCGACATAAGCGAGCTGAGACTCAGCGTAAGGTCGCTACCATAAGTGCACAGCTCAATACGATGGATCCTGCTGCTGAGCTTGGACGTATGGAAGAGAGGATAAGGCTAGAGGAGGCTAGAGCTGAGGCTGAAGCCGAGCTATCGGCAAGCTCCCTAGATGAGCAGTTCGCTGCCTTGGAAGGGGACAGTCAGATAGAAGCGCAGCTACAGGAGCTGAAGAGACAATTGACTGCAGGTTCTGCACAGGAGTCGCTGCCAGAAGGTACTTCGAAGGAATCTTCCGAACAGTGA
- a CDS encoding DUF4178 domain-containing protein produces MIPQGRFWGALIAAAGIALGFLCLVWTLTSAGSTGGKILGLSVVVILALPLVFGGAYLFMQGSKEKEREQFIVSKQKALEVETLSRAQIAEIIELQRDRIKKILQLEESTLDPTSCLMLEDITVRLEGASRVLQRSAYDRLASPESLLGSPGSDIAVQSVDSALQGLVEKLEDSVSKLTGDLSNQSSRTSSISELASITDNLEDAINRRYALVAGTHSRALPTVAELLSDVAPVGATNLSDFTSLSPGDAVTYEEKDYLISARLEWRDRDKIWWTYMLSSKDDTWLYVADGGTRIGIMHRVTGIVIPEGDSFTSEGKSYRAAIDGTALVEVTGASGSRGGLIVTYRRYDSSEGFLWVETWQDENKIFSGRWERPENISVWKRRSEDRKE; encoded by the coding sequence ATGATCCCTCAGGGCAGGTTTTGGGGTGCTCTCATAGCTGCTGCTGGGATAGCTCTGGGTTTCCTTTGTCTTGTCTGGACTCTAACCTCAGCCGGCAGTACAGGAGGGAAGATATTAGGCTTATCTGTCGTAGTTATCTTGGCGCTTCCGCTGGTCTTTGGTGGCGCATATCTTTTTATGCAGGGATCCAAGGAGAAGGAGCGCGAGCAATTTATTGTGTCTAAGCAGAAGGCTTTGGAAGTAGAAACTCTTTCTAGAGCACAGATAGCTGAGATCATAGAATTGCAACGCGATAGAATCAAGAAAATTCTCCAATTGGAGGAATCCACTTTAGATCCTACCTCTTGCCTTATGCTGGAAGACATCACAGTGAGGCTTGAAGGTGCATCTCGAGTGTTACAGAGGTCTGCGTACGACCGATTAGCTAGCCCTGAATCACTACTTGGCTCACCAGGTAGTGATATAGCTGTGCAAAGCGTGGATAGCGCCCTGCAAGGTCTAGTTGAAAAGTTGGAAGATTCTGTATCCAAGCTCACTGGAGATTTATCCAATCAATCTTCTCGTACTAGCTCCATATCGGAGCTTGCCTCTATAACTGATAACCTTGAGGACGCTATAAATCGAAGATATGCGCTTGTTGCTGGCACTCACTCTAGAGCTTTACCGACTGTAGCTGAGCTTCTGAGCGATGTGGCTCCTGTGGGGGCAACCAATCTGTCCGACTTTACTAGTTTGTCGCCGGGGGATGCGGTTACCTACGAGGAAAAAGACTATCTTATCAGCGCTAGGCTTGAATGGAGGGATAGAGATAAGATTTGGTGGACATATATGCTGTCTTCTAAGGATGACACATGGCTTTATGTCGCGGACGGCGGTACCCGTATAGGCATCATGCATAGGGTCACTGGCATAGTCATACCAGAGGGAGACTCTTTTACTAGTGAGGGTAAAAGTTATCGGGCTGCGATCGATGGCACGGCACTTGTTGAAGTTACCGGGGCTAGCGGATCGAGAGGTGGGCTAATTGTTACATACAGAAGATATGATTCGAGTGAAGGCTTTCTCTGGGTTGAGACTTGGCAGGATGAGAACAAAATATTCTCGGGAAGATGGGAGCGTCCTGAAAACATATCGGTTTGGAAGAGAAGATCTGAAGACAGAAAGGAATAG
- a CDS encoding DUF2207 domain-containing protein: MRNYTLLRVSVLLVLTFVIAIFPAFILSSSTHAQDKSLVWERFDSTLSISRSNEVRVTEIEQVKFLSGTWRNGSRTIPLDRIDEIKDVSVEQLDSQGQATPLSFNADHRGNDVVITWSFDTAGAGDVRTFRINYTAVGVVRLYPNSRQIRWQAVPPDRAFPVQSSTVRIIFPEPIDPSKVTLASYPERLGGTSRFTDNTAVFTVRDIPAYDGFEVRVEFPAGIVEGPPPSWQAAADRADYIAENIRPIANFISLFVAVLLASLGTVFLVLLWYTKGKDPDVGPGPSMLKEPPSDLPAPLVGVLIDGKAGSEDVVSTIVSLAEKGVISLEPVERNDLLGSNRDYRITLLGDVKDSSLFPHERALLWMFFNNGDRKEIYLSEAKQVFTASMQVFTSNLYEEVVELGLFKANPESVRKTYRRIGWTVVILGVLGALVVSILFNTYVSWFLGALPFVILAVLGMALVALSEVMPVRTVKGAIEAKKWLAFRNYLARMELTENLAKQRELFEKYLSYATVFGLSNSWIKKFSSVGVPAPSWYRGSYGWEGLNRSGYGSSPWAGPGPIIIFPPFGGVSGSGHHGGSSGSVDSGEGLHDNTGLTNMGDGRGVLDRSSAGLADLLDMASDAFGSSHWGGGGAGGFGGGSGGGGAGFS, encoded by the coding sequence ATGAGAAACTACACCCTACTTCGAGTCTCCGTTCTCCTGGTGCTTACTTTCGTTATTGCCATCTTTCCCGCCTTTATCTTGTCTTCCTCTACCCATGCTCAAGATAAGTCCCTTGTCTGGGAAAGATTCGACTCTACTCTTAGTATCTCTAGATCTAATGAAGTAAGAGTGACTGAGATAGAACAAGTTAAGTTCTTATCCGGCACATGGCGCAACGGGAGCAGAACGATACCGCTAGATCGGATAGATGAGATCAAGGATGTATCGGTGGAACAATTAGACTCACAGGGGCAGGCTACTCCTCTAAGCTTTAATGCCGACCATAGAGGAAATGATGTTGTCATAACTTGGAGCTTTGATACTGCCGGTGCAGGTGATGTGCGCACGTTTAGAATAAACTACACCGCTGTTGGTGTGGTAAGGCTTTACCCCAACTCTCGACAAATAAGATGGCAAGCAGTGCCTCCAGATCGGGCTTTCCCTGTGCAAAGCAGCACTGTACGAATAATTTTCCCTGAGCCCATAGATCCTTCCAAGGTAACATTGGCTTCTTATCCTGAGAGGTTAGGGGGAACATCTAGATTTACAGATAACACTGCTGTGTTTACTGTTCGCGATATTCCCGCTTATGACGGATTTGAGGTTAGGGTTGAATTTCCCGCTGGTATTGTTGAGGGTCCACCACCCAGCTGGCAGGCTGCTGCAGATAGGGCTGATTATATTGCTGAGAACATAAGGCCGATAGCTAACTTCATATCTTTGTTCGTAGCAGTCTTATTGGCCTCGCTGGGTACTGTCTTCTTAGTCCTGCTTTGGTATACGAAAGGTAAGGATCCTGATGTGGGGCCTGGCCCAAGTATGTTGAAGGAGCCTCCTAGTGATCTTCCAGCTCCGCTGGTAGGTGTCCTGATAGATGGGAAAGCAGGATCTGAGGACGTGGTGAGTACCATCGTATCGCTTGCGGAAAAGGGTGTTATTTCTCTCGAACCTGTGGAAAGAAACGATCTGCTTGGCAGTAACAGAGACTATAGAATAACTTTGCTTGGAGATGTAAAGGATTCTTCTCTATTTCCCCACGAACGCGCTCTTCTATGGATGTTCTTCAACAATGGAGATAGAAAGGAAATATATCTATCTGAAGCTAAGCAGGTATTTACCGCGAGCATGCAAGTATTCACTTCTAACCTTTACGAGGAAGTTGTTGAACTTGGCCTGTTCAAGGCTAACCCTGAGTCTGTACGTAAGACTTACCGACGCATTGGGTGGACTGTGGTTATTCTAGGGGTTCTAGGAGCGCTAGTAGTTTCTATCTTGTTTAACACTTATGTCTCCTGGTTTCTTGGAGCTCTACCATTCGTTATTCTTGCAGTTTTGGGCATGGCTCTAGTTGCCTTATCTGAGGTCATGCCAGTGCGTACTGTAAAAGGAGCTATAGAGGCAAAGAAATGGCTAGCCTTTAGAAACTATCTTGCCAGGATGGAGTTAACTGAGAACCTAGCAAAGCAGCGTGAACTCTTTGAAAAATACCTTTCTTATGCAACAGTCTTTGGACTTAGTAACTCGTGGATCAAGAAGTTTTCGTCTGTTGGTGTACCGGCTCCATCATGGTATAGAGGCAGCTATGGATGGGAAGGATTAAATCGTAGTGGTTATGGTAGCTCTCCTTGGGCTGGTCCAGGACCTATAATAATCTTCCCTCCATTTGGCGGTGTCTCAGGCTCTGGACATCACGGTGGTTCTTCGGGAAGTGTTGACTCAGGAGAAGGTCTGCATGATAATACAGGTCTAACTAATATGGGAGACGGTCGTGGTGTACTTGACCGTTCTAGCGCTGGACTTGCGGACTTACTGGATATGGCTTCTGATGCTTTCGGCAGCTCACATTGGGGAGGCGGTGGTGCCGGCGGATTTGGAGGAGGTAGTGGAGGAGGCGGGGCTGGTTTCAGTTAG
- a CDS encoding YtxH domain-containing protein has protein sequence MSKLITAIKWFVYGLTFGILFAPRSGRETRAQIVQWLTGYVSDVLDASSQTIDRTARRTQEVVEQAQRATERAGEKAESMQSSASENISNASEQIRHSGPDTH, from the coding sequence GTGAGCAAGCTAATAACTGCAATTAAGTGGTTTGTGTACGGATTGACCTTCGGTATACTATTTGCCCCGCGTAGCGGTAGGGAAACCAGGGCACAAATCGTACAGTGGCTTACCGGTTATGTTTCTGATGTTCTCGATGCAAGCAGCCAAACTATAGATAGAACAGCAAGGCGTACTCAGGAAGTAGTGGAACAGGCTCAACGAGCTACTGAAAGAGCAGGAGAAAAGGCTGAGTCAATGCAGTCATCAGCTAGCGAAAACATATCTAATGCGTCCGAACAGATAAGACATTCGGGGCCGGATACCCATTAG
- a CDS encoding rhomboid family intramembrane serine protease, translating into MIPISDVNYRARFPFVNLTLIAINILVYIYEASLGGINLTANTASIEAFFTRWAVIPVEYTLGRDIGAPSPHPIFITLFTAMFMHAGLLHIGGNMLYLWVFGDNVEANMGHVKYLIFYLACGIIAGITHILFNRLSPIPSVGASGAIAGVLAAYLVLFPRANIRTLVIFFYFITTTYIPALILIGIWILLQVFQGIADLGAPTAQTGGVAVWAHIGGFVAGLMLVFLFRGREVKVTPRGYYDPRL; encoded by the coding sequence ATGATCCCGATCTCTGATGTCAACTATAGAGCTAGGTTTCCGTTTGTTAACCTGACGCTAATTGCTATAAACATACTCGTTTACATATATGAAGCCAGCTTAGGGGGAATTAACTTAACTGCAAACACCGCATCGATAGAGGCTTTCTTCACTAGGTGGGCAGTTATTCCAGTAGAGTACACCCTTGGAAGGGATATAGGTGCTCCATCACCACACCCTATATTCATCACCCTCTTTACCGCTATGTTCATGCATGCAGGTTTGCTTCATATAGGTGGCAACATGCTTTACCTATGGGTATTTGGAGATAACGTCGAAGCTAATATGGGACATGTAAAGTATCTTATCTTCTACCTTGCATGTGGCATAATAGCTGGCATTACACATATCCTTTTCAATAGACTATCACCAATCCCCAGTGTGGGAGCAAGCGGTGCTATAGCTGGTGTGCTTGCTGCCTATTTAGTACTGTTTCCACGAGCCAATATAAGAACACTAGTAATATTTTTCTACTTCATCACTACCACCTATATACCAGCTCTGATACTTATAGGAATCTGGATACTGCTACAGGTATTCCAAGGTATAGCTGATCTTGGCGCGCCCACAGCCCAGACAGGAGGAGTCGCCGTTTGGGCACACATAGGTGGATTCGTTGCTGGATTGATGTTGGTCTTCCTATTTCGAGGAAGAGAGGTCAAGGTAACGCCAAGAGGTTATTATGATCCAAGGTTATAA
- the coaBC gene encoding bifunctional phosphopantothenoylcysteine decarboxylase/phosphopantothenate--cysteine ligase CoaBC, which produces MSRFQGKKVVFGVSGSIAAYKVVQVVRDLALLGADVHVIMTRSATRFVTPLTFQALSKNRVYTSAWDASPDHPEIHVELSRNADLMVIAPATANTMGKIALGLASDIVSLTALACNAPLIVIPAMNDQMWTSSVVQSHVHRLVERGVTVMQPGYGDLASGDVGYGRLPDPEDILGAIRWHLGRKGPLQGRKLVITAGGTREPLDPVRYIGNRSSGKMGLALSQAAIDMGADVTLIVTNSVQESLPWGAEVVRVETSAEMLEAVSSAVSDAAMLIMAAAVADYAPAQISPSKMKKTGEDLVVRLVETQDILASISEVPIAKVGFAAETENLIQNAKAKLTKKNLDVIIANDAVETIGSEYAKVVIISKDNDYLELPKLPKEDVAQKIISYLANYLLSR; this is translated from the coding sequence ATGAGTAGATTTCAAGGCAAGAAGGTAGTATTCGGTGTTAGTGGAAGTATCGCCGCTTATAAAGTCGTTCAAGTGGTGCGTGACCTTGCTTTGCTAGGTGCGGATGTGCATGTGATAATGACCCGATCTGCTACGAGGTTCGTTACTCCACTCACCTTTCAGGCATTGAGCAAGAACCGAGTATATACCTCGGCTTGGGATGCATCTCCTGACCACCCCGAGATACATGTTGAACTGTCTCGTAATGCCGACCTGATGGTGATCGCCCCTGCTACTGCTAACACTATGGGGAAAATAGCCTTAGGGCTTGCATCAGATATTGTTAGTCTGACTGCTCTCGCCTGTAATGCCCCTCTTATTGTTATTCCTGCTATGAACGATCAAATGTGGACGAGCAGCGTCGTTCAGTCCCACGTTCACAGGCTGGTGGAGCGTGGTGTGACGGTAATGCAGCCGGGCTATGGTGATCTGGCCTCAGGTGATGTCGGGTATGGGAGACTTCCTGACCCAGAAGATATCTTGGGGGCTATTAGGTGGCATCTAGGTCGGAAAGGCCCTCTGCAGGGCAGAAAACTGGTAATTACAGCTGGTGGTACCAGAGAGCCTCTTGATCCAGTCAGGTATATAGGCAACAGATCATCAGGTAAGATGGGTTTGGCTCTATCCCAAGCAGCGATCGATATGGGGGCTGATGTAACTCTTATTGTCACGAATTCAGTGCAAGAATCATTGCCTTGGGGGGCAGAGGTAGTAAGAGTCGAGACATCTGCTGAGATGTTAGAAGCGGTAAGTTCTGCTGTCTCCGATGCAGCCATGCTTATCATGGCTGCCGCAGTTGCCGACTACGCACCTGCGCAGATAAGTCCTTCCAAGATGAAGAAGACTGGCGAGGACCTAGTAGTCAGACTAGTTGAAACACAAGATATACTAGCTTCGATTAGTGAGGTACCAATTGCTAAGGTTGGATTTGCAGCTGAGACGGAGAACTTAATACAAAACGCCAAGGCCAAACTAACTAAGAAGAACTTGGATGTTATTATCGCAAACGATGCTGTTGAGACGATCGGCTCTGAATATGCAAAGGTAGTCATTATTTCTAAAGATAATGATTACCTTGAACTTCCTAAATTACCTAAGGAGGATGTAGCTCAGAAGATAATATCTTACTTGGCGAATTATCTCCTTTCCAGGTAG
- a CDS encoding type III pantothenate kinase, whose amino-acid sequence MFMAIDVGNTNVAIGVHDHSRWIARWRISTSSTRTADEWAAVISELLHLANLTTDHIDHIGISSVVPSVTTELRNMAVCHFHLDPFVVAPGVRTGIQILTDNPKEVGADRVVNALATREKYGGPAIVVDFGTATTFDVISKEGNYIGGAIAPGIVISAEALRRFTAKLHEVELVPPPKPIGKNTVEAMQSGIVLGYAAMVNGLVAAIHEQVGPCKVIGTGGLVGVVSQATKIFDYIDPDLTIDGIRFMYYLNTPKPEESLHE is encoded by the coding sequence ATGTTCATGGCCATTGATGTAGGCAACACGAACGTAGCCATAGGAGTACATGACCACTCTAGATGGATCGCTCGTTGGCGTATTAGTACTAGCAGTACGCGTACTGCAGATGAATGGGCAGCGGTCATAAGCGAACTACTTCATCTTGCAAATTTAACTACTGATCACATTGACCATATAGGTATTAGCAGCGTGGTGCCAAGCGTTACTACCGAACTAAGAAATATGGCTGTTTGTCATTTTCACTTAGATCCCTTTGTGGTAGCTCCCGGCGTGCGTACGGGTATCCAAATCCTTACTGATAACCCTAAGGAAGTTGGTGCTGATCGCGTGGTCAATGCCCTAGCTACCAGAGAGAAATACGGGGGACCAGCAATTGTTGTTGATTTTGGCACAGCAACTACCTTTGATGTGATATCTAAAGAAGGAAATTACATAGGTGGTGCTATAGCGCCAGGGATAGTGATATCTGCTGAAGCTCTAAGAAGGTTTACTGCTAAGCTGCACGAAGTAGAGCTAGTGCCGCCACCTAAACCTATTGGGAAGAATACTGTTGAGGCTATGCAATCAGGCATTGTGCTGGGCTATGCAGCTATGGTAAATGGCCTTGTAGCAGCGATTCATGAGCAGGTGGGACCATGTAAAGTAATAGGTACTGGTGGACTTGTGGGTGTTGTCTCACAAGCTACTAAGATCTTTGATTACATAGACCCAGATCTCACCATCGATGGAATTAGGTTCATGTATTACCTCAACACTCCCAAGCCGGAAGAGTCTTTGCATGAGTAG